A region of Triplophysa dalaica isolate WHDGS20190420 chromosome 18, ASM1584641v1, whole genome shotgun sequence DNA encodes the following proteins:
- the nr2c2 gene encoding nuclear receptor subfamily 2 group C member 2 isoform X1 produces the protein MTTNMELLAQQILTAEQVAEVQSSPSDGSVMSASPQRIQIISNDPSITSPQRIQIVTEQQTGQKIQIVTTLDSSLAKQQFILTAPDASGASKVLLASPESTSAKRLIFATADSMVPSRIQFVTDSVSVERLLGKGGDVSRAQPVEYCLVCGDKASGRHYGAVSCEGCKGFFKRSVRKSLTYSCRSNQDCVVNKHHRNRCQFCRLRKCLEVGMKMDSVQSERKPIDLPREKPANCAASTEKIYIRKDLRSPFIATPTFITETEAPRSGLSDSGMLVNIQQPLIQADGTLLLATDKESGQGDLGTLANVVTSLANLNDSLKNGDPTDRQLEDSPSEITRAFDTLAKALNPSEGMEAQSLSEVEGMGGPTIQVISRDHITPLIEVEGPLLTDAHVNFKLTMPSPMPEYLNVHYICESASRLLFLSMHWARSIPAFHALGQECNTALVRACWNELFTLGLAQCTHIMSLSTILAAIVNHLQSSIQDVDKLSSERIKLVMEHIWKLQEFCNSMSKLETDGYEYAYLKAIVLFSPDHPGLSSCSQIEKFQEKAQMELQDYVQKTYPDDTYRLARLLLRLPALRLMSSSITEELFFTGLIGNVPIDSIIPYILKMETADYNSQVTGPSV, from the exons ATGACAACCAATATGGAGTTGCTGGCTCAGCAAATATTGACGGCTGAGCAGGTTGCAGAG GTACAGTCTTCTCCATCTGACGGCTCAGTGATGAGCGCCTCCCCCCAGCGCATTCAGATCATCTCCAATGACCCGTCCATCACCAGCCCACAGCGAATACAG ATTGTGACTGAACAGCAGACAGGTCAGAAGATTCAGATAGTGACCACGCTGGACTCCAGTTTGGCCAAACAGCAGTTTATCCTGACGGCACCCGATGCCAGTGGAGCGAGCAAAGTCCTCCTGGCATCACCTGAGAGCACTAGTGCCAAACGGCTCATCTTTGCCACTGCAGACAGCATGGTGCCCAGCCGAATTCAG TTTGTGACTGATTCAGTGTCAGTGGAGAGGCTTCTTGGCAAAGGAGGAGACGTGAGTCGAGCCCAGCCTGTAGAATACTGCCTGGTGTGTGGCGATAAAGCATCAG GGCGGCACTACGGTGCGGTGAGCTGTGAAGGTTGTAAGGGGTTCTTCAAGAGAAGCGTACGCAAGAGTTTGACCTACAGCTGCCGCAGTAACCAGGACTGTGTCGTCAATAAACACCATCGCAACCGCTGCCAGTTCTGCAGACTCAGGAAATGCCTGGAGGTGGGCATGAAGATGGACT CTGTACAAAGTGAGCGGAAACCCATTGACCTGCCCAGAGAAAAGCCTGCCAACTGTGCTGCGTCCACAGAGAAAATCTACATCCGCAAAGACCTGCGGAGTCCTTTTATCGCAACACCCACCTTCATCACAGAGACAGAGGCCCCACG GTCTGGCCTGTCGGACTCTGGGATGCTGGTCAATATCCAACAACCTTTAATTCAGGCTGATGGCACATTGCTTTTGGCAACAGATAAA GAGTCAGGACAGGGTGATCTAGGAACTCTGGCTAACGTGGTTACATCACTAGCCAACCTGAATGACTCTCTGAAAAACGGAGATCCCACAGACAGGCAACTGGAGGACTCGCCCAGTGAGATCACACG TGCCTTCGATACGCTGGCTAAAGCTCTGAATCCCAGTGAGGGGATGGAGGCTCAGAGTCTGTCTGAGGTGGAAGGGATGGGTGGACCTACAATACAGGTGATCAGCAGAGATCACATCACACCTCTCATAGAAGTCGAAGGACCTCTGCTTACAGACGCACACGTCAACTTTAAG ttgaCAATGCCAAGCCCGATGCCCGAGTACCTGAACGTGCATTACATCTGTGAGTCTGCGTCGCGCCTGTTGTTTCTCTCCATGCATTGGGCGCGATCTATCCCAGCATTCCATGCTCTCGG GCAGGAGTGTAACACAGCTTTGGTACGAGCCTGTTGGAATGAGCTGTTTACTCTTGGGCTGGCTCAGTGCACACACATCATGAGTCTGTCTACCATCCTCGCTGCCATCGTCAATCACCTGCAGTCCAGCATACAGGACG TAGACAAGCTATCCAGCGAGCGCATTAAACTGGTCATGGAACACATATGGAAGCTGCAAGAGTTCTGCAACAGCATGTCAAAACTGGAGACGGACGGATACGAGTACGCCTACCTGAAAGCCATTGTCCTCTTCAGTCCAG ATCATCCAGGTTTGAGCAGCTGCAGTCAGATTGAGAAATTCCAGGAAAAAGCACAGATGGAACTTCAGGATTATGTCCAGAAGACCTACCCTGATGACACCTACAG GTTGGCACGACTCCTGTTGCGTTTACCAGCACTGCGACTGATGAGCTCCAGCATAACCGAGGAACTTTTCTTCACCGGACTTATTGGCAATGTACCAATCGACAGTATCATCCCATACATCCTCAAAATGGAGACTGCTGACTACAACAGCCAAGTGACGGGTCCCTCTGTGTAA
- the mrps25 gene encoding 28S ribosomal protein S25, mitochondrial encodes MPMKGRFPIRRTLEYLQKGEVVFNNSVKIMTVNYNTHGDLSEGARKFVLFNIPQIQYKNPWVQIMMFKNMTPSPFLRFYLDDGEQVRMDVEGKDYKEITQHVKKILGKSDKVLEAEALAKMELSNPANFGPKKYFLRECMSEVEGQVPHPRFVPLPKEMTGKYRAKLAAGTDD; translated from the exons ATGCCTATGAAAGGCAGATTTCCCATACGGCGGACGCTGGAGTATCTTCAGAAAGGAGAAGTCGTCTTTAACAACTCGGTGAAGATTATGACTGTCAATTATAACACGCATGGAGATCTGAGCGAAGGAGCAAG GAAGTTTGTGCTCTTCAACATCCCACAAATCCAGTACAAAAATCCCTGGGTTCAAAtaatgatgtttaaaaacatgactCCCTCTCCCTTCCTCAGATTCTATCTCG ATGATGGTGAACAAGTGCGGATGGATGTCGAAGGAAAGGACTACAAAGAAATCACACAGCATGTGAAAAAGATTCTGGGCAAGTCAGA TAAAGTCCTCGAGGCCGAAGCTTTGGCTAAAATGGAGTTGTCAAACCCTGCTAACTTTGGGCCCAAGAAATACTTTCTGCGGGAGTGTATGAGCGAGGTAGAGGGGCAGGTTCCTCATCCGCGTTTCGTGCCTCTTCCCAAAGAGATGACCGGCAAATACAGAGCCAAATTGGCTGCTGGCACAGACGATTAA
- the nr2c2 gene encoding nuclear receptor subfamily 2 group C member 2 isoform X4 translates to MTTNMELLAQQILTAEQVAEVQSSPSDGSVMSASPQRIQIISNDPSITSPQRIQIVTEQQTGQKIQIVTTLDSSLAKQQFILTAPDASGASKVLLASPESTSAKRLIFATADSMVPSRIQFVTDSVSVERLLGKGGDVSRAQPVEYCLVCGDKASGRHYGAVSCEGCKGFFKRSVRKSLTYSCRSNQDCVVNKHHRNRCQFCRLRKCLEVGMKMDSVQSERKPIDLPREKPANCAASTEKIYIRKDLRSPFIATPTFITETEAPRSGLSDSGMLVNIQQPLIQADGTLLLATDKSGQGDLGTLANVVTSLANLNDSLKNGDPTDRQLEDSPSEITRAFDTLAKALNPSEGMEAQSLSEVEGMGGPTIQVISRDHITPLIEVEGPLLTDAHVNFKLTMPSPMPEYLNVHYICESASRLLFLSMHWARSIPAFHALGQECNTALVRACWNELFTLGLAQCTHIMSLSTILAAIVNHLQSSIQDDKLSSERIKLVMEHIWKLQEFCNSMSKLETDGYEYAYLKAIVLFSPDHPGLSSCSQIEKFQEKAQMELQDYVQKTYPDDTYRLARLLLRLPALRLMSSSITEELFFTGLIGNVPIDSIIPYILKMETADYNSQVTGPSV, encoded by the exons ATGACAACCAATATGGAGTTGCTGGCTCAGCAAATATTGACGGCTGAGCAGGTTGCAGAG GTACAGTCTTCTCCATCTGACGGCTCAGTGATGAGCGCCTCCCCCCAGCGCATTCAGATCATCTCCAATGACCCGTCCATCACCAGCCCACAGCGAATACAG ATTGTGACTGAACAGCAGACAGGTCAGAAGATTCAGATAGTGACCACGCTGGACTCCAGTTTGGCCAAACAGCAGTTTATCCTGACGGCACCCGATGCCAGTGGAGCGAGCAAAGTCCTCCTGGCATCACCTGAGAGCACTAGTGCCAAACGGCTCATCTTTGCCACTGCAGACAGCATGGTGCCCAGCCGAATTCAG TTTGTGACTGATTCAGTGTCAGTGGAGAGGCTTCTTGGCAAAGGAGGAGACGTGAGTCGAGCCCAGCCTGTAGAATACTGCCTGGTGTGTGGCGATAAAGCATCAG GGCGGCACTACGGTGCGGTGAGCTGTGAAGGTTGTAAGGGGTTCTTCAAGAGAAGCGTACGCAAGAGTTTGACCTACAGCTGCCGCAGTAACCAGGACTGTGTCGTCAATAAACACCATCGCAACCGCTGCCAGTTCTGCAGACTCAGGAAATGCCTGGAGGTGGGCATGAAGATGGACT CTGTACAAAGTGAGCGGAAACCCATTGACCTGCCCAGAGAAAAGCCTGCCAACTGTGCTGCGTCCACAGAGAAAATCTACATCCGCAAAGACCTGCGGAGTCCTTTTATCGCAACACCCACCTTCATCACAGAGACAGAGGCCCCACG GTCTGGCCTGTCGGACTCTGGGATGCTGGTCAATATCCAACAACCTTTAATTCAGGCTGATGGCACATTGCTTTTGGCAACAGATAAA TCAGGACAGGGTGATCTAGGAACTCTGGCTAACGTGGTTACATCACTAGCCAACCTGAATGACTCTCTGAAAAACGGAGATCCCACAGACAGGCAACTGGAGGACTCGCCCAGTGAGATCACACG TGCCTTCGATACGCTGGCTAAAGCTCTGAATCCCAGTGAGGGGATGGAGGCTCAGAGTCTGTCTGAGGTGGAAGGGATGGGTGGACCTACAATACAGGTGATCAGCAGAGATCACATCACACCTCTCATAGAAGTCGAAGGACCTCTGCTTACAGACGCACACGTCAACTTTAAG ttgaCAATGCCAAGCCCGATGCCCGAGTACCTGAACGTGCATTACATCTGTGAGTCTGCGTCGCGCCTGTTGTTTCTCTCCATGCATTGGGCGCGATCTATCCCAGCATTCCATGCTCTCGG GCAGGAGTGTAACACAGCTTTGGTACGAGCCTGTTGGAATGAGCTGTTTACTCTTGGGCTGGCTCAGTGCACACACATCATGAGTCTGTCTACCATCCTCGCTGCCATCGTCAATCACCTGCAGTCCAGCATACAGGACG ACAAGCTATCCAGCGAGCGCATTAAACTGGTCATGGAACACATATGGAAGCTGCAAGAGTTCTGCAACAGCATGTCAAAACTGGAGACGGACGGATACGAGTACGCCTACCTGAAAGCCATTGTCCTCTTCAGTCCAG ATCATCCAGGTTTGAGCAGCTGCAGTCAGATTGAGAAATTCCAGGAAAAAGCACAGATGGAACTTCAGGATTATGTCCAGAAGACCTACCCTGATGACACCTACAG GTTGGCACGACTCCTGTTGCGTTTACCAGCACTGCGACTGATGAGCTCCAGCATAACCGAGGAACTTTTCTTCACCGGACTTATTGGCAATGTACCAATCGACAGTATCATCCCATACATCCTCAAAATGGAGACTGCTGACTACAACAGCCAAGTGACGGGTCCCTCTGTGTAA
- the nr2c2 gene encoding nuclear receptor subfamily 2 group C member 2 isoform X2 yields the protein MTTNMELLAQQILTAEQVAEVQSSPSDGSVMSASPQRIQIISNDPSITSPQRIQIVTEQQTGQKIQIVTTLDSSLAKQQFILTAPDASGASKVLLASPESTSAKRLIFATADSMVPSRIQFVTDSVSVERLLGKGGDVSRAQPVEYCLVCGDKASGRHYGAVSCEGCKGFFKRSVRKSLTYSCRSNQDCVVNKHHRNRCQFCRLRKCLEVGMKMDSVQSERKPIDLPREKPANCAASTEKIYIRKDLRSPFIATPTFITETEAPRSGLSDSGMLVNIQQPLIQADGTLLLATDKESGQGDLGTLANVVTSLANLNDSLKNGDPTDRQLEDSPSEITRAFDTLAKALNPSEGMEAQSLSEVEGMGGPTIQVISRDHITPLIEVEGPLLTDAHVNFKLTMPSPMPEYLNVHYICESASRLLFLSMHWARSIPAFHALGQECNTALVRACWNELFTLGLAQCTHIMSLSTILAAIVNHLQSSIQDDKLSSERIKLVMEHIWKLQEFCNSMSKLETDGYEYAYLKAIVLFSPDHPGLSSCSQIEKFQEKAQMELQDYVQKTYPDDTYRLARLLLRLPALRLMSSSITEELFFTGLIGNVPIDSIIPYILKMETADYNSQVTGPSV from the exons ATGACAACCAATATGGAGTTGCTGGCTCAGCAAATATTGACGGCTGAGCAGGTTGCAGAG GTACAGTCTTCTCCATCTGACGGCTCAGTGATGAGCGCCTCCCCCCAGCGCATTCAGATCATCTCCAATGACCCGTCCATCACCAGCCCACAGCGAATACAG ATTGTGACTGAACAGCAGACAGGTCAGAAGATTCAGATAGTGACCACGCTGGACTCCAGTTTGGCCAAACAGCAGTTTATCCTGACGGCACCCGATGCCAGTGGAGCGAGCAAAGTCCTCCTGGCATCACCTGAGAGCACTAGTGCCAAACGGCTCATCTTTGCCACTGCAGACAGCATGGTGCCCAGCCGAATTCAG TTTGTGACTGATTCAGTGTCAGTGGAGAGGCTTCTTGGCAAAGGAGGAGACGTGAGTCGAGCCCAGCCTGTAGAATACTGCCTGGTGTGTGGCGATAAAGCATCAG GGCGGCACTACGGTGCGGTGAGCTGTGAAGGTTGTAAGGGGTTCTTCAAGAGAAGCGTACGCAAGAGTTTGACCTACAGCTGCCGCAGTAACCAGGACTGTGTCGTCAATAAACACCATCGCAACCGCTGCCAGTTCTGCAGACTCAGGAAATGCCTGGAGGTGGGCATGAAGATGGACT CTGTACAAAGTGAGCGGAAACCCATTGACCTGCCCAGAGAAAAGCCTGCCAACTGTGCTGCGTCCACAGAGAAAATCTACATCCGCAAAGACCTGCGGAGTCCTTTTATCGCAACACCCACCTTCATCACAGAGACAGAGGCCCCACG GTCTGGCCTGTCGGACTCTGGGATGCTGGTCAATATCCAACAACCTTTAATTCAGGCTGATGGCACATTGCTTTTGGCAACAGATAAA GAGTCAGGACAGGGTGATCTAGGAACTCTGGCTAACGTGGTTACATCACTAGCCAACCTGAATGACTCTCTGAAAAACGGAGATCCCACAGACAGGCAACTGGAGGACTCGCCCAGTGAGATCACACG TGCCTTCGATACGCTGGCTAAAGCTCTGAATCCCAGTGAGGGGATGGAGGCTCAGAGTCTGTCTGAGGTGGAAGGGATGGGTGGACCTACAATACAGGTGATCAGCAGAGATCACATCACACCTCTCATAGAAGTCGAAGGACCTCTGCTTACAGACGCACACGTCAACTTTAAG ttgaCAATGCCAAGCCCGATGCCCGAGTACCTGAACGTGCATTACATCTGTGAGTCTGCGTCGCGCCTGTTGTTTCTCTCCATGCATTGGGCGCGATCTATCCCAGCATTCCATGCTCTCGG GCAGGAGTGTAACACAGCTTTGGTACGAGCCTGTTGGAATGAGCTGTTTACTCTTGGGCTGGCTCAGTGCACACACATCATGAGTCTGTCTACCATCCTCGCTGCCATCGTCAATCACCTGCAGTCCAGCATACAGGACG ACAAGCTATCCAGCGAGCGCATTAAACTGGTCATGGAACACATATGGAAGCTGCAAGAGTTCTGCAACAGCATGTCAAAACTGGAGACGGACGGATACGAGTACGCCTACCTGAAAGCCATTGTCCTCTTCAGTCCAG ATCATCCAGGTTTGAGCAGCTGCAGTCAGATTGAGAAATTCCAGGAAAAAGCACAGATGGAACTTCAGGATTATGTCCAGAAGACCTACCCTGATGACACCTACAG GTTGGCACGACTCCTGTTGCGTTTACCAGCACTGCGACTGATGAGCTCCAGCATAACCGAGGAACTTTTCTTCACCGGACTTATTGGCAATGTACCAATCGACAGTATCATCCCATACATCCTCAAAATGGAGACTGCTGACTACAACAGCCAAGTGACGGGTCCCTCTGTGTAA
- the nr2c2 gene encoding nuclear receptor subfamily 2 group C member 2 isoform X3, translating to MTTNMELLAQQILTAEQVAEVQSSPSDGSVMSASPQRIQIISNDPSITSPQRIQIVTEQQTGQKIQIVTTLDSSLAKQQFILTAPDASGASKVLLASPESTSAKRLIFATADSMVPSRIQFVTDSVSVERLLGKGGDVSRAQPVEYCLVCGDKASGRHYGAVSCEGCKGFFKRSVRKSLTYSCRSNQDCVVNKHHRNRCQFCRLRKCLEVGMKMDSVQSERKPIDLPREKPANCAASTEKIYIRKDLRSPFIATPTFITETEAPRSGLSDSGMLVNIQQPLIQADGTLLLATDKSGQGDLGTLANVVTSLANLNDSLKNGDPTDRQLEDSPSEITRAFDTLAKALNPSEGMEAQSLSEVEGMGGPTIQVISRDHITPLIEVEGPLLTDAHVNFKLTMPSPMPEYLNVHYICESASRLLFLSMHWARSIPAFHALGQECNTALVRACWNELFTLGLAQCTHIMSLSTILAAIVNHLQSSIQDVDKLSSERIKLVMEHIWKLQEFCNSMSKLETDGYEYAYLKAIVLFSPDHPGLSSCSQIEKFQEKAQMELQDYVQKTYPDDTYRLARLLLRLPALRLMSSSITEELFFTGLIGNVPIDSIIPYILKMETADYNSQVTGPSV from the exons ATGACAACCAATATGGAGTTGCTGGCTCAGCAAATATTGACGGCTGAGCAGGTTGCAGAG GTACAGTCTTCTCCATCTGACGGCTCAGTGATGAGCGCCTCCCCCCAGCGCATTCAGATCATCTCCAATGACCCGTCCATCACCAGCCCACAGCGAATACAG ATTGTGACTGAACAGCAGACAGGTCAGAAGATTCAGATAGTGACCACGCTGGACTCCAGTTTGGCCAAACAGCAGTTTATCCTGACGGCACCCGATGCCAGTGGAGCGAGCAAAGTCCTCCTGGCATCACCTGAGAGCACTAGTGCCAAACGGCTCATCTTTGCCACTGCAGACAGCATGGTGCCCAGCCGAATTCAG TTTGTGACTGATTCAGTGTCAGTGGAGAGGCTTCTTGGCAAAGGAGGAGACGTGAGTCGAGCCCAGCCTGTAGAATACTGCCTGGTGTGTGGCGATAAAGCATCAG GGCGGCACTACGGTGCGGTGAGCTGTGAAGGTTGTAAGGGGTTCTTCAAGAGAAGCGTACGCAAGAGTTTGACCTACAGCTGCCGCAGTAACCAGGACTGTGTCGTCAATAAACACCATCGCAACCGCTGCCAGTTCTGCAGACTCAGGAAATGCCTGGAGGTGGGCATGAAGATGGACT CTGTACAAAGTGAGCGGAAACCCATTGACCTGCCCAGAGAAAAGCCTGCCAACTGTGCTGCGTCCACAGAGAAAATCTACATCCGCAAAGACCTGCGGAGTCCTTTTATCGCAACACCCACCTTCATCACAGAGACAGAGGCCCCACG GTCTGGCCTGTCGGACTCTGGGATGCTGGTCAATATCCAACAACCTTTAATTCAGGCTGATGGCACATTGCTTTTGGCAACAGATAAA TCAGGACAGGGTGATCTAGGAACTCTGGCTAACGTGGTTACATCACTAGCCAACCTGAATGACTCTCTGAAAAACGGAGATCCCACAGACAGGCAACTGGAGGACTCGCCCAGTGAGATCACACG TGCCTTCGATACGCTGGCTAAAGCTCTGAATCCCAGTGAGGGGATGGAGGCTCAGAGTCTGTCTGAGGTGGAAGGGATGGGTGGACCTACAATACAGGTGATCAGCAGAGATCACATCACACCTCTCATAGAAGTCGAAGGACCTCTGCTTACAGACGCACACGTCAACTTTAAG ttgaCAATGCCAAGCCCGATGCCCGAGTACCTGAACGTGCATTACATCTGTGAGTCTGCGTCGCGCCTGTTGTTTCTCTCCATGCATTGGGCGCGATCTATCCCAGCATTCCATGCTCTCGG GCAGGAGTGTAACACAGCTTTGGTACGAGCCTGTTGGAATGAGCTGTTTACTCTTGGGCTGGCTCAGTGCACACACATCATGAGTCTGTCTACCATCCTCGCTGCCATCGTCAATCACCTGCAGTCCAGCATACAGGACG TAGACAAGCTATCCAGCGAGCGCATTAAACTGGTCATGGAACACATATGGAAGCTGCAAGAGTTCTGCAACAGCATGTCAAAACTGGAGACGGACGGATACGAGTACGCCTACCTGAAAGCCATTGTCCTCTTCAGTCCAG ATCATCCAGGTTTGAGCAGCTGCAGTCAGATTGAGAAATTCCAGGAAAAAGCACAGATGGAACTTCAGGATTATGTCCAGAAGACCTACCCTGATGACACCTACAG GTTGGCACGACTCCTGTTGCGTTTACCAGCACTGCGACTGATGAGCTCCAGCATAACCGAGGAACTTTTCTTCACCGGACTTATTGGCAATGTACCAATCGACAGTATCATCCCATACATCCTCAAAATGGAGACTGCTGACTACAACAGCCAAGTGACGGGTCCCTCTGTGTAA
- the LOC130407091 gene encoding rabenosyn-5 yields MASIYQPSLEDSSEVKEGFLCPLCLKDLQSFYQLQDHFEEEHSGDNRHVSGQLKSLVQKAKRAKDKLLKRDGDERTESSYESFYYGGVDPYMWEPQELGATRSHLDAFKKHRAARIDHYVIEVNKCIIRLEKLTSFDRSNMDAAQIRSLEKSLVSWVNDQDVPFCPDCGAKFNIRNRRHHCRLCGSIMCRKCTDFVPLQLAYKLTTGTKEALYAPGTLGQRGSPGAQVAPQIPRRGSISSISSVTSVLEEKDDDRVRCCHHCMDALMRYQLKLEEKDHVPDIVKLYERLRTCMEKVEAKAPEYMHMAESLNAGETAFNLENAAGLRMEIQKYYELIDVLSKKILTLGLKDEVPPHPKALQLQKMVRYAATLFIQEKLLGLTSLPTKGKYEELKEKRKEEQVKRIQQEKQASLEAQKRRSENEKNCPALGVNGSVPGPRMTKAGGWLPQSGTRSELDDPLLQQIGNIESFLQQARLANRTDEVAMLEENLRQLQDEFDAQQTRRAIRISRKLAEETDLQQRQIEHLEQRELENKVHTKMASLDFRDNVQDEEQDGGDLVDHLSADLESKPTKFGNSPPVARNREEPTPQARNPFDAEDFSPVEEGATSSSSVEIKRENSHAANGKKEYNPFEEEEDAEDDLDAGTAKSQGNPFEDEDGDEDRGNPFKEVSDGNPAGSTNPFDEDDDASMDDMIEEELLLQQIDNIRAYMFDAKLNGRADEVELLSENLRELHRTLQEQKRKK; encoded by the exons ATGGCCTCCATATATCAACCTTCGTTAGAAGACTCATCAGAGGTGAAGGAGGGCTTTCTGTGTCCCCTCTGTCTGAAAGACCTCCAGTCCTTCTACCAGTTACAGGACCACTTTGAGGAAGAGCACTCTGGAGACAACCGGCATGTCAGCGGCCAGCTGAAGA GCCTGGTCCAGAAGGCGAAGAGAGCCAAAGACAAGCTGTTGAAGCGGGATGGAGACGAGCGGACAGAGAGCAGCTATGAGTCGTTTTATTATGGAGGGGTGGACCCTTACATGTGGGAGCCGCAGGAACTCG GGGCCACCCGAAGTCACTTGGATGCTTTCAAGAAGCACAGAGCTGCAAGAATCGACCATTATGTTATTGAAGTCAACAAATGCATCATACGACTGGAAAAG CTAACCTCCTTCGACAGAAGCAATATGGATGCGGCGCAGATAAGAT CACTTGAGAAATCCTTGGTGTCATGGGTGAATGATCAAGATGTGCCGTTCTGCCCGGATTGTGGGGCCAAATTCAACATTCGCAACCGCCGCCACCATTGCCGCCTTTGTGGTTCCATTATGTGCAGAAAGTGCACAGACTTTGTGCCACTGCAGCTGGCGT atAAGTTAACCACTGGAACAAAAGAAGCTTTATATGCACCGGGCACTCTGGGTCAGAGGGGGTCTCCCGGAGCACAGGTCGCACCACAGATCCCTCGCCGCGGCTCCATTAGCAGCATCTCCTCCGTCACCTCTGTTCTGGAGGAGAAAGATGATGATCGGGTGCGCTGCTGTCATCATTGCATGGACGCGCTGATGCGCTATCAGCTTAAACTGGAGGAAAAGGATCACGTACCTGATATTGTCAAACTCTATGAG AGGTTGAGGACGTGTATGGAGAAGGTTGAAGCTAAGGCTCCAGAGTACATGCACATGGCCGAGTCGCTCAA TGCTGGAGAGACCGCTTTCAATCTGGAGAATGCTGCTGGATTGAGGAtggaaatacaaaaatactacgAGCTCATCGATGTTCTGAG TAAGAAGATCCTCACACTCGGGTTAAAAGATGAGGTCCCGCCGCACCCTAAAGCCCTGCAGCTACAAAAAATGGTGCGTTACGCCGCCACGCTCTTTATACAG GAGAAACTGCTGGGTCTGACGTCCCTGCCTACCAAGGGGAAATATGAGGAGCTGAAGGAGAAGAGGAAGGAGGAGCAAGTGAAAAGGATTCAGCAGGAGAAACAG GCATCTCTAGAGGCACAAAAACGTCGATCTGAAAATGAGAAGAACTGCCCGGCCCTCGGTGTGAACGGAAGCGTTCCAGGTCCCCGTATGACCAAAGCTGGTGGCTGGCTGCCGCAGTCAGGCACTCGCTCTGAGCTGGACGACCCTCTGCTGCAACAGATTGGAAACATAGAGTCCTTCTTACAGCAGGCCCGCCTGGCAAACCGCACCGACGAGGTGGCCATGCTGGAGGAGAACCTGCGGCAGCTTCAGGACGAGTTTGACGCCCAGCAGACCAGAAGAGCCATTCGGATTTCACGGAAGTTGGCTGAGGAAACAGACCTGCAGCAGAGACAGATTGAACATCTGGAGCAAAGAGAGCTTGAGAACAAAGTCCACACAAAAATGGCTTCCTTAGATTTTAGAGACAATGTTCAAGATGAAGAACAGGACGGAGGTGACCTTGTAGATCATTTGAGTGCAGACCTTGAGTCTAAGCCTACGAAGTTTGGAAACTCTCCACCCGTGGCAAGAAACAGAGAGGAACCAACTCCACAAGCAAGAAACCCATTCGATGCTGAGGATTTCTCTCCAGTCGAGGAAGGAGCAACCAGCTCTTCAAGTGTAGAGATCAAGAGGGAAAATAGTCATGCAGCCAATGGAAAGAAAGAATACAACCCATTTGAGGAGGAAGAAGATGCCGAAGATGATCTAGATGCGGGTACGGCAAAGTCGCAAGGAAATCCTTTCGAAGATGAGGACGGTGATGAAGATCGAGGGAACCCTTTTAAAGAGGTTTCGGATGGGAATCCAGCTGGCTCAACCAATCCATTTGATGAAGACGACGACGCCTCAATGGATGACATGATCGAGGAAGAGCTGCTTCTCCAACAGATAGACAATATCCGTGCGTATATGTTTGACGCCAAACTAAACGGGCGTGCAGATGAAGTGGAGCTTTTGTCAGAGAACTTAAGGGAGCTACATCGAACGCTTCAAgagcagaaaagaaaaaagtag